Sequence from the Merismopedia glauca CCAP 1448/3 genome:
CTATTGATATTTTACTACCTCGTCGCTTCATATTTCCCCACTTAGCTTCTAAACCAATTAACCAATTTATAGTCCCAATCATGCGCCAAATATTCATTAACTGCCGCCAGCCAAAGTTTTCGATAATAGCTACTAGAAATAGAATTAATAAATGTCTAAATTTAGGATATATCTGAAAAGTAATTTCTTCTATAAATAAAGCATTGAGAGATATGAGAATTCCTAAACCTAATTCAATTAGTAAAAAAGCTTGTAAAGCCGGAAAAGAAATTAAGCCAAAATACCAGCCGAATCCGATTAAGAAATAACCAAAAACCGCAATAAAAATGCCAATTACTTCTGAAAATAACATGAATGGAAATGCTAACCATCCTACTCCTCCACCGCGAGGATGAAACAGCAATTGTTTATTAATTGCTAGACTTTCACATAAACCTCTTTGCCAACGAATACGCTGACTTTGAAGAGTTGTAAAATCTTCTGGACATTCCGTCCAACAAACAGCATCAGGAATAAATACAATTCGGTAGGGCTTTTTTTGATTTATTAAGTGACGATGCAAATGCACCACTAATTCCATATCTTCCCCCACAGTTTTGGTATTATAGCCATCAATATTGAGGACAGTTTGCTTATGGAATAAACCAAAAGCACCTGAGATAATTAACATAGAATTGATAGCAGACCAACCCAATCTACCTAAGAAAAAACCTCGTAAATATTCAATTACTTGTAATAAAGCTAAAACATTTTTGGG
This genomic interval carries:
- a CDS encoding glycosyltransferase family 2 protein, with the translated sequence MWQSLLITYAQYIVIFYFLIVNTVYLFLGIAALVIIKPYIQARKSHLITHKYTGLEPPISVIVPAYNEEHNIVDSLEALLQTYYPDYEIIVINDGSVDRTLTLLIEAFALVPFPYVYCDRLKTQKINQIYQSKLYPQLRVIDKFKGGKADALRAGINLARYPLFCGVDADSILQIEGLWHLVQPFVDSQKTVAAGGIIRIANGCTIQGGYLTSAKLPKNVLALLQVIEYLRGFFLGRLGWSAINSMLIISGAFGLFHKQTVLNIDGYNTKTVGEDMELVVHLHRHLINQKKPYRIVFIPDAVCWTECPEDFTTLQSQRIRWQRGLCESLAINKQLLFHPRGGGVGWLAFPFMLFSEVIGIFIAVFGYFLIGFGWYFGLISFPALQAFLLIELGLGILISLNALFIEEITFQIYPKFRHLLILFLVAIIENFGWRQLMNIWRMIGTINWLIGLEAKWGNMKRRGSKISI